GACGCCGAGCGGTTCGGCTGGTCCTTCGTCTTCCACGCGCTGGTCACCCCGCAGGCCCGATCGGCGCTCCAGGACGGGGTCGTGCGTGATGCGCCGTGGTGGCTCCCGGTCGGGGGAGCGACCTGGAGATCTCCGGACGGCCCGGGCTCGGGGATCGGCGAGCGGCCGCAGCATCCGGTCGTGCACGTGTCCTGGAACGACGCGTCCGCCTACGCCGCCTGGGCGGGTAAGCGGCTGCCGACGGAGGCGGAGTGGGAGTGCGCCGCCCGCGGCGGTCTGGAGCAGCAACCCTTTCCGTGGGGGAGCGAGCTCACCCCGCGCGGCGCGCACCGGTGCAACATCTGGCAGGGCGACTTCCCCCGCGCCAACACCGTCGAGGACGGCTACCTCGGCACGGCGCCGGTCAAGTCCTTCCGCCCCAACGGATTCGGGTTGTACAACACGTCGGGGAACGTGTGGGAATGGTGCGCCGACCACTGGAGCAGCACCTGGCACGCCGAAGAGCGGACACCGACCCGGGTCGACCCGCAGGGCCCACCGGACGGGACGGCGCGGGTGATCCGCGGCGGCTCCTACCTGTGCCACGCGTCGTACTGCAACCGCTACCGGGTGGCCGCTCGCACGTCCAACACTCCCGACAGCACCACCGGCCACATGGGCTTCCGCTGCGCCGTCTAATTACCGTCTGACCGCTCCACACATTCCATG
The DNA window shown above is from Mycobacteriales bacterium and carries:
- a CDS encoding formylglycine-generating enzyme family protein codes for the protein DAERFGWSFVFHALVTPQARSALQDGVVRDAPWWLPVGGATWRSPDGPGSGIGERPQHPVVHVSWNDASAYAAWAGKRLPTEAEWECAARGGLEQQPFPWGSELTPRGAHRCNIWQGDFPRANTVEDGYLGTAPVKSFRPNGFGLYNTSGNVWEWCADHWSSTWHAEERTPTRVDPQGPPDGTARVIRGGSYLCHASYCNRYRVAARTSNTPDSTTGHMGFRCAV